Proteins from a single region of Takifugu rubripes chromosome 4, fTakRub1.2, whole genome shotgun sequence:
- the fam13c gene encoding protein FAM13C isoform X2: MFCFCFQSPSLKLQALEADLGPQEASVAPESHDIPPAQHQALAAAGKSLLLHPPPSPHTEDQHIKDPSQPGTDTLPSPPGPPTSPLLSQFTMMDNPILSPRCPSLSHSLRYNLDPDAAPSPPCSQHIHMARSSVLVDPGEGSVSISVLNRHIHSLRKRIRQFEEHFEQEKHYKPAHNDKTAHPEVSGLMTELIKSRKKLKELKLTQSTERGLSLSGEKHRTSTKQREASLTETEVQHVNNGNTKPSMEETINLMNNRLKQRRRELALPEAVKDMSHFQMNMEKTSLQKCLLHFESLHGRPSIKQEWTLVQPFYERYHLLKHLLLSSAATVITTIEEEEDSDEECTTQQPWLQSPRCVFSGESPDLQALAPLVSPLDEDKTLQLHSATVAKLHEASRTVGSFQDDSIREAQA; this comes from the exons AtgttctgcttctgtttccagAGCCCGTCCCTCAAGCTACAAGCCCTGGAAGCTGACCTGGGGCCCCAGGAAGCTTCAGTAGCCCCTGAATCTCATGACATCCCACCTGCCCAACACCAAGCCCTTGCTGCTGCAGGGAAGAGTTTGCTGCTgcacccaccaccatcaccccacACTGAGGATCAGCACATCAAGGACCCATCTCAGCCTG GAACTGACACCCTCCCAAGCCCCCCAGGTCCTCCAACCAGCCCACTCCTGTCTCAATTTACTATGATGGACAACCCTATTCTGTCACCGCGATGCCCCAGCCTCAGTCACAGCCTGCGCTACAACCTCGACCCGGATGcagccccttcccctccctgctCACAGCACATCCACAT GGCACGCAGCAGTGTCCTCGTAGACCCAGGTGAGggctctgtctccatctctgtgcTCAACAGACACATTCACAGCCTGAGGAAGAGGATCAGGCAGTTTGAAGAGCATTTTGAACAGGAAAAGCACTATAAG cCGGCCCACAATGACAAGACGGCACACCCAGAAGTGTCTGGACTGATGACAGAACTCATCAAGAGTCGGAAGAAGCTCAAAG aGCTGAAGTTGACACAGTCAACTGAGCGGGGACTGAGTTTATCAGGTGAAAAGCATAGGACTAGTACAAAGCAGAGAGAAGCATCACTGACAGAAACAGAAGTCCAGCATGTGAACAATGGCAACACCAAACCGAGCATGGAGGAAACCATCAACCTCATGAATAACCGATTAAAGCAAAGACGGAGGGAGCTTGCGCTGCCTGAAGCTGTCAAG GACATGTCCCATTTCCAGATGAATATGGAGAAAACCAGCCTGCAGAAATGTTTGCTCCACTTCGAGAGTCTGCATGGACGACCG AGTATCAAACAGGAGTGGACCCTGGTGCAACCTTTCTACGAGCGGTACCACCTgctcaaacatctgctgctttcttcagcagcaacagtcatcACGACCATT gaggaagaagaggactcTGATGAAGAGTGCACCACCCAGCAGCCGTGGCTCCAGTCTCccaggtgtgtgttttcaggcgaGTCACCTGACCTGCAGGCTTTGGCCCCTCTGGTGTCCCCTCTGGACGAGGACAAGACTCTCCAGCTGCATAGTGCTACAGTGGCAAAACTGCACGAAGCTTCCAG AACTGTTGGCTCATTTCAGGACGACTCGATTAGAGAAGCGCAGGCTTAA
- the fam13c gene encoding protein FAM13C isoform X1 → MFCFCFQSPSLKLQALEADLGPQEASVAPESHDIPPAQHQALAAAGKSLLLHPPPSPHTEDQHIKDPSQPGTDTLPSPPGPPTSPLLSQFTMMDNPILSPRCPSLSHSLRYNLDPDAAPSPPCSQHIHMARSSVLVDPGEGSVSISVLNRHIHSLRKRIRQFEEHFEQEKHYKPAHNDKTAHPEVSGLMTELIKSRKKLKELKLTQSTERGLSLSGEKHRTSTKQREASLTETEVQHVNNGNTKPSMEETINLMNNRLKQRRRELALPEAVKDMSHFQMNMEKTSLQKCLLHFESLHGRPSIKQEWTLVQPFYERYHLLKHLLLSSAATVITTIEEEEDSDEECTTQQPWLQSPRCVFSGESPDLQALAPLVSPLDEDKTLQLHSATVAKLHEASRSELLAHFRTTRLEKRRLNRVLREFEEQFCTQTGRTCQKEDRGPMADEYCQYKNLKAKMRLLEALLSKRRTQPRAAE, encoded by the exons AtgttctgcttctgtttccagAGCCCGTCCCTCAAGCTACAAGCCCTGGAAGCTGACCTGGGGCCCCAGGAAGCTTCAGTAGCCCCTGAATCTCATGACATCCCACCTGCCCAACACCAAGCCCTTGCTGCTGCAGGGAAGAGTTTGCTGCTgcacccaccaccatcaccccacACTGAGGATCAGCACATCAAGGACCCATCTCAGCCTG GAACTGACACCCTCCCAAGCCCCCCAGGTCCTCCAACCAGCCCACTCCTGTCTCAATTTACTATGATGGACAACCCTATTCTGTCACCGCGATGCCCCAGCCTCAGTCACAGCCTGCGCTACAACCTCGACCCGGATGcagccccttcccctccctgctCACAGCACATCCACAT GGCACGCAGCAGTGTCCTCGTAGACCCAGGTGAGggctctgtctccatctctgtgcTCAACAGACACATTCACAGCCTGAGGAAGAGGATCAGGCAGTTTGAAGAGCATTTTGAACAGGAAAAGCACTATAAG cCGGCCCACAATGACAAGACGGCACACCCAGAAGTGTCTGGACTGATGACAGAACTCATCAAGAGTCGGAAGAAGCTCAAAG aGCTGAAGTTGACACAGTCAACTGAGCGGGGACTGAGTTTATCAGGTGAAAAGCATAGGACTAGTACAAAGCAGAGAGAAGCATCACTGACAGAAACAGAAGTCCAGCATGTGAACAATGGCAACACCAAACCGAGCATGGAGGAAACCATCAACCTCATGAATAACCGATTAAAGCAAAGACGGAGGGAGCTTGCGCTGCCTGAAGCTGTCAAG GACATGTCCCATTTCCAGATGAATATGGAGAAAACCAGCCTGCAGAAATGTTTGCTCCACTTCGAGAGTCTGCATGGACGACCG AGTATCAAACAGGAGTGGACCCTGGTGCAACCTTTCTACGAGCGGTACCACCTgctcaaacatctgctgctttcttcagcagcaacagtcatcACGACCATT gaggaagaagaggactcTGATGAAGAGTGCACCACCCAGCAGCCGTGGCTCCAGTCTCccaggtgtgtgttttcaggcgaGTCACCTGACCTGCAGGCTTTGGCCCCTCTGGTGTCCCCTCTGGACGAGGACAAGACTCTCCAGCTGCATAGTGCTACAGTGGCAAAACTGCACGAAGCTTCCAG aTCAGAACTGTTGGCTCATTTCAGGACGACTCGATTAGAGAAGCGCAGGCTTAACCGAGTCCTCAGAGAGTTTGAGGAGCAGTTCTGCACGCAGACTGGAAG GACATGTCAGAAGGAGGACCGTGGCCCAATGGCAGACGAATACTGCCAGTACAAAAACCTCAAAGCCAAGATGCGTCTGCTGGAGGCCTTGCTGAGTAAACGAAGGACTCAACCAAGAGCAGCAGAGTAA
- the phyhiplb gene encoding phytanoyl-CoA hydroxylase-interacting protein-like isoform X1 produces MEVPGLAHSISSPLSPCEGMIKDLSLDAIQLCERDGSKSQDGSVSEMEELPVPQNIKISNITCDSFKICWDMEPRNKERITHYFIDLNKKENKNSNKFKHKDVPTKLVAKAVPLPMTVRGHWFLSPRTEYTVAVQTASKQADGDYAISEWSEIIEFCTADYSMVHLNQLLEKAEVIAGRMLPFSVFYRNQNKEYFDHVGEVQQNQMLPSVKDNSGSHGSPISGKLEGIFFSCNTEFNTGKPPQDSPYGRYRYEVGANVLFNPNTNLYFGDFYCMYTAYHYVILVLAPKGSRGDDFCKQRLPALDLSNNRFLTCKQDEEGDGSLVFHHAQDVILEVIYTDPVDLALGTVAEISGHQLMSLSTVNAKKDPSCKICNISVGR; encoded by the exons gaagtaaatCCCAGGATGGCAGTGTCTCTGAGATGGAGGAGCTCCCCGTCCCTCAAAACATTAAGATCAGCAACATCACATGTGACTCCTTCAAGATCTGCTGGGACATGGAGCCACGGAACAAAGAACGCATCACTCATTACTTCATCGATCTGAACAAGAAGGAGAACAAAAACTCCAACAAGTTTAAACACAAG GACGTCCCCACAAAGTTGGTGGCCAAAGCAGTCCCGCTGCCCATGACTGTTCGTGGCCACTGGTTCCTCAGCCCTCGTACAGAGTACACCGTGGCGGTGCAGACGGCATCAAAACAGGCTGATGGGGACTACGCCATCTCTGAGTGGAGTGAGATTATCGAGTTCTGCACTGCCG ATTATTCCATGGTGCATCTAAACCAGTTGCTGGAGAAGGCAGAGGTCATCGCAGGCCGGATGCTGCCTTTCTCAGTCTTCTACAGAAATCAGAATAAAGAGTACTTTGACCACGTCGG GGAGGTGCAGCAGAATCAAATGCTCCCATCGGTGAAGGACAACAGCGGTAGTCATGGGTCACCTATCAGTGGCAAGCTGGAGGGAATTTTCTTTAGCTGCAATACAGAATTCAACACAGGGAAGCCTCCGCAAGACTCCCCTTATGGCCGTTACCGCTATGAGGTTGGTGCCAACGTGCTCTTCAACCCCAACACTAACCTCTACTTTGGAGACTTCTACTGCATGTATACAGCCTACCATTACGTCATACTCGTCCTGGCACCAAAGGGCTCCAGAGGTGATGACTTCTGCAAGCAGAGGCTTCCTGCACTTGACCTCTCCAACAACCGCTTCCTCACTTGTAAGCAGGATGAAGAGGGTGATGGCAGTCTGGTATTTCACCATGCACAGGATGTCATCCTGGAGGTGATCTACACAGATCCTGTAGACCTGGCTTTGGGAACAGTGGCTGAGATCAGTGGGCACCAGCTGATGAGTCTGTCCACTGTTAATGCCAAGAAGGACCCCAGTTGCAAGATCTGCAACATCAGTGTGGGACGCTAA
- the phyhiplb gene encoding phytanoyl-CoA hydroxylase-interacting protein-like isoform X2, translated as MQKCSFNYRKPGSKSQDGSVSEMEELPVPQNIKISNITCDSFKICWDMEPRNKERITHYFIDLNKKENKNSNKFKHKDVPTKLVAKAVPLPMTVRGHWFLSPRTEYTVAVQTASKQADGDYAISEWSEIIEFCTADYSMVHLNQLLEKAEVIAGRMLPFSVFYRNQNKEYFDHVGEVQQNQMLPSVKDNSGSHGSPISGKLEGIFFSCNTEFNTGKPPQDSPYGRYRYEVGANVLFNPNTNLYFGDFYCMYTAYHYVILVLAPKGSRGDDFCKQRLPALDLSNNRFLTCKQDEEGDGSLVFHHAQDVILEVIYTDPVDLALGTVAEISGHQLMSLSTVNAKKDPSCKICNISVGR; from the exons ATGCAGAAATGTTCTTTTAACTACAGGAAACCAG gaagtaaatCCCAGGATGGCAGTGTCTCTGAGATGGAGGAGCTCCCCGTCCCTCAAAACATTAAGATCAGCAACATCACATGTGACTCCTTCAAGATCTGCTGGGACATGGAGCCACGGAACAAAGAACGCATCACTCATTACTTCATCGATCTGAACAAGAAGGAGAACAAAAACTCCAACAAGTTTAAACACAAG GACGTCCCCACAAAGTTGGTGGCCAAAGCAGTCCCGCTGCCCATGACTGTTCGTGGCCACTGGTTCCTCAGCCCTCGTACAGAGTACACCGTGGCGGTGCAGACGGCATCAAAACAGGCTGATGGGGACTACGCCATCTCTGAGTGGAGTGAGATTATCGAGTTCTGCACTGCCG ATTATTCCATGGTGCATCTAAACCAGTTGCTGGAGAAGGCAGAGGTCATCGCAGGCCGGATGCTGCCTTTCTCAGTCTTCTACAGAAATCAGAATAAAGAGTACTTTGACCACGTCGG GGAGGTGCAGCAGAATCAAATGCTCCCATCGGTGAAGGACAACAGCGGTAGTCATGGGTCACCTATCAGTGGCAAGCTGGAGGGAATTTTCTTTAGCTGCAATACAGAATTCAACACAGGGAAGCCTCCGCAAGACTCCCCTTATGGCCGTTACCGCTATGAGGTTGGTGCCAACGTGCTCTTCAACCCCAACACTAACCTCTACTTTGGAGACTTCTACTGCATGTATACAGCCTACCATTACGTCATACTCGTCCTGGCACCAAAGGGCTCCAGAGGTGATGACTTCTGCAAGCAGAGGCTTCCTGCACTTGACCTCTCCAACAACCGCTTCCTCACTTGTAAGCAGGATGAAGAGGGTGATGGCAGTCTGGTATTTCACCATGCACAGGATGTCATCCTGGAGGTGATCTACACAGATCCTGTAGACCTGGCTTTGGGAACAGTGGCTGAGATCAGTGGGCACCAGCTGATGAGTCTGTCCACTGTTAATGCCAAGAAGGACCCCAGTTGCAAGATCTGCAACATCAGTGTGGGACGCTAA